The Streptomyces sp. P9-A4 genome contains a region encoding:
- the ygfZ gene encoding CAF17-like 4Fe-4S cluster assembly/insertion protein YgfZ, whose translation MKSPLLSLPGAVAAEGRDEGVAAHYGDLFREQRSLADGHGFVDLSHRGVVAVTGDDRLSWLHLLVTQYMTDLAPGRATEALILSGNGHIEHALYLVDDGETLWAHVEPGTREELVAYLESMKFYYRVEVADRTEDIAVVHLPAGSIAEVPEGAVVRETPHGRELFLPRADLESFAASHGPAAGILAYEALRVEAHRPRLGFETDHRTIPHEVGLIGSAVHLQKGCYRGQETVARVQNLGKPPRRLVFLHLDGSEVLLPAHGTPLRLASDGEEGRQLGFVTTAVRHHELGPIALALVKRNVPVDAPLIAGTTAAAQETVVEP comes from the coding sequence ATGAAGAGCCCTCTGCTGTCCCTGCCCGGTGCCGTCGCCGCCGAAGGCCGCGACGAAGGTGTCGCCGCGCACTACGGCGACCTGTTCCGCGAGCAGCGCTCCCTCGCCGACGGACACGGTTTCGTCGACCTCTCGCACCGCGGTGTCGTCGCCGTCACCGGTGACGACCGGCTGAGCTGGCTGCACCTGCTCGTCACCCAGTACATGACGGACCTGGCGCCCGGCCGGGCCACCGAGGCGCTGATCCTGTCCGGGAACGGGCACATCGAGCACGCCCTGTACCTCGTCGACGACGGCGAGACGCTGTGGGCGCACGTCGAGCCGGGGACGCGGGAGGAACTCGTCGCGTACCTGGAGTCGATGAAGTTCTACTACCGCGTCGAGGTCGCCGACCGTACGGAGGACATCGCCGTCGTCCACCTCCCGGCCGGCTCCATCGCCGAGGTGCCCGAGGGCGCCGTCGTACGGGAGACCCCGCACGGCCGCGAACTGTTCCTGCCCCGTGCCGACCTGGAGTCCTTCGCCGCCTCCCACGGGCCGGCCGCCGGCATCCTCGCGTACGAGGCGCTGCGCGTCGAGGCGCACCGCCCGAGGCTCGGCTTCGAGACCGATCACCGGACCATCCCGCACGAGGTCGGCCTCATCGGCAGCGCCGTCCACCTCCAGAAGGGCTGCTACCGGGGCCAGGAGACCGTCGCCCGGGTGCAGAACCTGGGGAAGCCGCCGCGCCGCCTGGTCTTCCTGCACCTGGACGGCAGCGAGGTCCTGCTCCCGGCCCACGGCACCCCGCTCCGCCTGGCGTCCGACGGCGAGGAGGGCCGCCAGCTCGGCTTCGTGACGACGGCGGTCCGCCACCACGAACTGGGCCCGATCGCCCTGGCCCTGGTGAAGCGCAACGTCCCGGTGGACGCACCGCTGATCGCGGGGACGACGGCGGCGGCACAGGAGACGGTGGTCGAGCCGTAG
- a CDS encoding GNAT family N-acetyltransferase produces the protein MTVDVRTVAESEFPDWLRALRTGFLRPPVVSDAEAADRLAHADLARTLAAFDRDRVVATFRSFRQEVGTVGGGTLTADAITQVTVSPTHRRRGLLGRMMGDDLGAARERGDAIATLIAAEYPIYGRFGFGPASWATEWSVDLRRAGLDPRRSGRPEDGGRIDLTDADEIRKTGPEVHRRLAGLRAGVTHRSTRDWEFGTGLGVQTEPWTEPYYALYRNESGEAEGYVAYGSDGKWDDAKQPVNTAKVRDLIACTPAAERALWTYVCSIDWITTVRSGFRAPDDPLPMLLPDPRAAKVVTHADMLWVRVLDVVRVLETRTYPVTDGLVLDVRDAGGFAGGRYRLDASPDGVSCARTTESADLAFDIAELGVLAFGDESAVRLSRLGRVDELTAGAAARADLLFRTPLRAFSPDIF, from the coding sequence ATGACTGTCGACGTACGCACGGTGGCGGAGTCCGAGTTCCCCGACTGGCTTCGGGCCCTGCGCACCGGGTTCCTCCGCCCGCCCGTCGTGTCCGACGCGGAGGCCGCCGACCGGCTGGCCCACGCCGACCTCGCGCGGACGCTCGCCGCCTTCGACCGTGACCGCGTCGTCGCCACCTTCCGGTCGTTCCGGCAGGAGGTCGGCACGGTCGGCGGAGGCACCCTCACCGCCGACGCCATCACCCAGGTCACCGTCTCCCCGACGCACCGCAGGCGCGGACTGCTCGGCCGGATGATGGGCGACGACCTCGGCGCCGCCCGGGAGCGCGGCGACGCCATCGCGACCCTGATCGCCGCCGAGTACCCGATCTACGGGCGGTTCGGCTTCGGCCCGGCGAGCTGGGCCACCGAGTGGAGCGTCGACCTGCGCCGCGCGGGCCTCGACCCGCGCCGCTCGGGCCGCCCGGAGGACGGCGGCCGGATCGACCTCACCGACGCCGACGAGATCCGCAAGACCGGCCCCGAGGTGCACCGCCGGCTCGCCGGCCTCCGCGCCGGGGTCACCCACCGCAGCACCCGCGACTGGGAGTTCGGCACCGGCCTCGGCGTACAGACCGAGCCCTGGACGGAGCCGTACTACGCGCTCTACCGCAACGAGTCCGGTGAGGCCGAGGGATACGTGGCCTACGGCTCCGACGGGAAGTGGGACGACGCCAAGCAGCCGGTGAACACCGCGAAGGTGCGCGACCTGATCGCCTGCACCCCGGCCGCCGAGCGCGCCCTCTGGACCTACGTCTGCTCCATCGACTGGATCACCACCGTCCGCTCCGGCTTCCGCGCGCCCGACGACCCGCTGCCGATGCTGCTGCCGGACCCGCGCGCCGCGAAGGTCGTGACGCATGCGGACATGCTGTGGGTCCGCGTCCTGGACGTCGTCCGCGTCCTGGAGACCCGTACGTACCCGGTGACGGACGGTCTCGTGCTCGACGTGCGGGACGCGGGCGGATTCGCCGGCGGGCGCTACCGCCTCGACGCCTCCCCGGACGGCGTCTCCTGTGCCCGTACCACCGAGTCCGCCGATCTCGCCTTCGACATCGCCGAGCTGGGCGTGCTCGCCTTCGGTGACGAGTCGGCGGTACGGCTCTCCCGGCTGGGGCGCGTGGACGAGCTGACGGCGGGCGCGGCGGCCCGCGCCGACCTGCTGTTCCGCACCCCGCTGCGGGCCTTCTCGCCCGACATCTTCTGA
- a CDS encoding RsiG family protein: MSAPGTGPTPSGPVPLIRTGTRGGGAGAGPVTRPPVQRTAEPALPDRAEPDFGALRLPELRALRRDAQSDEADLSYVRRMLQGRIDILRAELARRTDPEAPVLDRLSEILADVPSRHRSSARHVTLSTPRSEEYRRLAAEMLSEVELSDLTARTDDELHAGMGRLAGYEQQISRRRQHLQRTADGCSAEIARRYREGEAQVDDLLA, from the coding sequence ATGAGTGCACCTGGCACCGGGCCGACGCCGTCCGGCCCCGTACCGCTGATCCGCACCGGAACCCGGGGCGGAGGAGCGGGCGCCGGCCCCGTCACACGCCCACCCGTGCAGCGGACCGCCGAACCGGCCCTGCCGGACCGGGCCGAACCGGACTTCGGCGCACTGCGGCTGCCCGAACTGCGCGCGCTGCGCCGGGACGCCCAGAGCGACGAGGCCGACCTGAGCTACGTACGCCGGATGCTCCAGGGCCGGATCGACATCCTGCGCGCCGAGCTGGCGCGGCGGACCGACCCGGAGGCCCCGGTCCTCGACCGGCTCTCCGAGATCCTCGCCGACGTGCCCTCGCGGCACCGCAGCTCGGCCCGGCACGTGACCCTGTCGACGCCCCGCAGCGAGGAGTACCGGCGGCTCGCGGCCGAGATGCTGTCGGAGGTCGAGCTGTCGGACCTGACGGCCCGCACGGACGACGAGCTGCACGCGGGGATGGGGCGGCTCGCCGGGTACGAGCAGCAGATCTCGCGGCGCCGCCAGCACCTCCAGCGGACCGCCGACGGATGCAGCGCGGAGATCGCCCGCCGCTACCGCGAGGGCGAGGCCCAGGTCGACGACCTGCTGGCCTGA
- a CDS encoding DUF3099 domain-containing protein, which translates to MYARRRHVYFWMMGACLVLFVGAWAVVRLFSMPVAIGMCVVAMVIPPVAAMVANRRGPEDRWWDDPSGDPKSDEWWDELDGKKRPRER; encoded by the coding sequence GTGTACGCACGCCGTAGGCACGTCTACTTCTGGATGATGGGCGCCTGCCTGGTCCTCTTCGTGGGCGCCTGGGCCGTCGTGCGGCTCTTCTCGATGCCGGTGGCGATCGGCATGTGCGTGGTGGCCATGGTCATCCCCCCGGTCGCCGCGATGGTCGCGAACCGGCGGGGCCCCGAGGACCGCTGGTGGGACGACCCCTCGGGGGACCCGAAGTCGGACGAGTGGTGGGACGAACTCGACGGCAAGAAGCGCCCCAGGGAGCGCTGA
- a CDS encoding TetR/AcrR family transcriptional regulator, producing the protein MTSESADTSASGGASAPGLRERKKERTRQALSEAAIALFLERGFDAVSVAEVAAAAEVSKPTLFRYFPAKEDLVLHRFADHEDESARVVTAGRRAGTAPLDALHAHFLDGLSRRDPVTGLCDHPAVLAYLRLLYDTPALAARMQAYQRRSEAVLAGALGGDPLGARLAAGQIVAVLRVLAEENTARIAAGETAGQVEADAVAAAGLAFRALREGLPY; encoded by the coding sequence GTGACCTCGGAGTCTGCGGATACGTCCGCTTCGGGTGGTGCGTCCGCGCCCGGTCTGCGTGAGCGGAAGAAGGAGCGGACCCGGCAGGCCCTTTCGGAGGCCGCCATCGCGCTGTTCCTCGAGCGGGGCTTCGACGCCGTCTCCGTCGCCGAGGTGGCCGCCGCCGCCGAGGTCTCCAAGCCGACCCTCTTCCGCTACTTCCCCGCCAAGGAAGACCTGGTCCTGCACCGGTTCGCGGACCACGAGGACGAGTCGGCCCGGGTGGTGACCGCCGGGCGCCGGGCCGGGACCGCCCCGCTCGACGCACTCCACGCCCACTTCCTCGACGGGCTTTCCCGGCGCGACCCGGTCACCGGACTCTGCGACCATCCGGCGGTCCTCGCGTACCTCCGGCTCCTGTACGACACCCCGGCCCTGGCGGCGCGCATGCAGGCGTACCAGCGGAGGTCGGAGGCGGTCCTCGCGGGCGCGCTCGGCGGCGACCCCCTGGGCGCGCGGCTCGCCGCCGGCCAGATCGTGGCCGTGCTCCGCGTCCTGGCCGAGGAGAACACGGCCCGGATCGCGGCCGGGGAGACGGCCGGGCAGGTGGAGGCCGACGCGGTGGCCGCCGCCGGGCTGGCCTTCCGGGCGCTGCGGGAGGGGCTCCCGTACTGA
- a CDS encoding winged helix-turn-helix transcriptional regulator: MSSLLLLTNALQPSTEVLPALGLLLHSVRVAPAEGPALVDTPGADVILVDGRRDLPQVRSLCQLLRSTGLGSPLILVVTEGGLAAVTADWGIDDVLLDTAGPAEVEARLRLATGRRQIVADDSPMEIRNGDLSVDEATYSAKLKGRVLDLTFKEFELLKYLAQHPGRVFTRAQLLQEVWGYDYFGGTRTVDVHVRRLRAKLGPEHESLIGTVRNVGYRFVTPEKVERAAEEARAKEEARAQAARDGADVKDATRDVTHLEDRNVADATVRPAGR; encoded by the coding sequence ATGAGCTCCCTGCTGCTCCTGACCAACGCCCTCCAGCCTTCCACCGAGGTGCTTCCCGCCCTCGGTCTGCTGCTCCACAGCGTCCGGGTCGCCCCGGCGGAGGGCCCCGCCCTCGTGGACACCCCCGGCGCGGACGTCATCCTCGTGGACGGGCGGCGCGACCTCCCCCAGGTGCGCTCGCTCTGTCAGCTGCTGCGCTCCACCGGGCTCGGCAGTCCGCTGATCCTCGTCGTCACCGAGGGCGGCCTCGCGGCCGTCACCGCCGACTGGGGCATCGACGACGTCCTCCTCGACACCGCCGGTCCGGCCGAGGTCGAGGCGCGGCTGCGGCTCGCGACCGGCCGCCGGCAGATCGTCGCGGACGACTCCCCCATGGAGATCCGCAACGGCGACCTGTCGGTCGACGAGGCGACGTACAGCGCGAAGCTCAAGGGCCGGGTCCTGGACCTGACCTTCAAGGAGTTCGAGCTCCTGAAGTACCTGGCGCAGCACCCCGGGCGGGTGTTCACCCGCGCGCAGCTCCTCCAGGAGGTGTGGGGGTACGACTACTTCGGCGGCACCCGGACGGTCGACGTCCATGTGCGGCGGCTGCGGGCCAAGCTGGGCCCGGAGCACGAGTCGCTCATCGGAACCGTCCGTAACGTCGGCTACCGCTTCGTCACCCCCGAGAAGGTCGAGCGGGCCGCCGAGGAGGCCCGCGCGAAGGAGGAGGCCCGCGCCCAGGCGGCCAGGGACGGCGCCGACGTCAAGGACGCCACGAGGGATGTCACCCACCTGGAGGACAGGAACGTGGCGGATGCCACAGTGCGACCTGCCGGTAGGTAG
- a CDS encoding FABP family protein, which produces MIEIPSDLNPGLVPLAFLLGTWEGAGVADFPGAEKCNFGQSVTFSHDGRDFLEYTSHSWVLNAEGNKVRPLESESGYWRIDKDRQVEIVMVRDQGIVEIWYGELADQKPQIDLATDAVARTAASGPYSGGKRLYGYVKSDLMWVGEKATPEVPLRPYMSAHLKKVVTPEEVAEMARNLPDMPDDGIAFFR; this is translated from the coding sequence ATGATCGAGATCCCCTCCGACCTCAACCCGGGCCTCGTCCCCCTCGCGTTCCTGCTCGGCACGTGGGAGGGCGCGGGCGTCGCCGACTTCCCCGGCGCCGAGAAGTGCAACTTCGGCCAGTCCGTGACGTTCAGCCACGACGGCCGGGACTTCCTGGAGTACACGTCCCACTCCTGGGTCCTGAACGCCGAGGGCAACAAGGTCCGCCCGCTGGAGAGCGAGAGCGGCTACTGGCGGATCGACAAGGACCGCCAGGTCGAGATCGTCATGGTCCGCGACCAGGGCATCGTCGAGATCTGGTACGGCGAGCTCGCCGACCAGAAGCCGCAGATCGACCTGGCGACGGACGCCGTCGCCCGGACGGCGGCCTCGGGCCCGTACTCCGGCGGCAAGCGCCTCTACGGCTACGTCAAGAGCGACCTGATGTGGGTGGGCGAGAAGGCGACCCCCGAGGTCCCGCTGCGGCCGTACATGTCGGCGCACCTCAAGAAGGTCGTCACGCCGGAAGAGGTCGCGGAGATGGCCCGCAACCTTCCCGACATGCCCGACGACGGCATCGCCTTCTTCCGCTAG
- a CDS encoding Fur family transcriptional regulator, producing MVSTDWKSDLRQRGYRLTPQRQLVLEAVDALEHATPDDILVEVRRTASGVNISTVYRTLELLEELGLVSHAHLGHGAPTYHLADRHHHLHLVCRDCSGVIEADVEVAAEFTGKLRETFGFETDMKHFAIFGRCADCTKKAAEDRARQEEETASGATGTAP from the coding sequence GTGGTGAGCACCGACTGGAAAAGCGACCTGCGGCAGCGCGGTTACCGGCTGACGCCGCAGCGTCAGCTCGTCCTGGAGGCCGTCGACGCGCTGGAGCACGCGACGCCCGACGACATCCTGGTGGAGGTCCGCAGGACGGCCTCCGGGGTGAACATCTCCACCGTCTACCGGACCCTGGAGCTCCTTGAGGAGCTCGGGCTGGTGAGCCACGCCCATCTGGGGCACGGGGCTCCGACGTACCACCTCGCCGACCGGCACCACCATCTGCACCTGGTGTGCCGTGACTGCTCCGGGGTGATCGAGGCGGACGTCGAGGTCGCCGCCGAGTTCACCGGGAAGCTCCGGGAGACCTTCGGCTTCGAGACGGACATGAAGCACTTCGCCATCTTCGGCCGCTGCGCGGACTGCACGAAGAAGGCGGCGGAGGACCGCGCCCGGCAGGAAGAGGAGACCGCGTCCGGGGCGACGGGGACCGCGCCCTGA
- a CDS encoding putative leader peptide, producing MKRQADLTKRRAVDLCRVAAMLCRSV from the coding sequence ATGAAGCGACAGGCGGATCTCACGAAGCGGCGGGCAGTGGACCTGTGCCGCGTCGCCGCCATGCTCTGTCGTTCCGTCTGA
- the dtd gene encoding D-aminoacyl-tRNA deacylase: MRAVVQRVDGASVVVAGETVGEITGEGLCVLVGVTHDDTPEKAAQLARKLWSVRVLDGEKSCSDVNAPLLVVSQFTLYGDARKGRRPTWNAAAPGPVAEPLVDEVVARLRDLGAHVETGRFGADMRVSLTNHGPFTVLIEV; the protein is encoded by the coding sequence ATGCGTGCAGTGGTGCAGAGGGTGGACGGCGCGAGCGTCGTCGTCGCAGGGGAGACCGTCGGTGAGATCACCGGGGAGGGCTTGTGCGTGCTCGTCGGGGTGACGCATGACGACACCCCGGAGAAGGCGGCCCAATTGGCCAGAAAGCTCTGGTCCGTCCGGGTACTGGACGGCGAGAAGTCATGCTCGGACGTGAACGCGCCGCTGCTCGTCGTCTCCCAGTTCACCCTCTACGGAGACGCCCGCAAGGGCCGCCGCCCCACCTGGAACGCGGCGGCCCCCGGCCCGGTCGCCGAACCCCTCGTGGACGAGGTGGTGGCAAGACTGCGCGACCTGGGCGCCCACGTGGAAACGGGCCGCTTCGGAGCGGACATGCGCGTCTCACTCACGAACCACGGCCCGTTCACGGTACTGATCGAGGTGTGA
- a CDS encoding alpha/beta fold hydrolase, with amino-acid sequence MSSEGEGGFHMADVSLITSGSRRAMLRTDDDVRIEAVYEPSKASVTDTAVVVAHGFTGSADRPAVRRAARAFAERGAAAVVTFSFRGHGGSGGRSTVGDREVLDLSAAVRWARELGHARVATVGFSMGGSVVLRHAALDREGAGYADRVAAVSAPARWYYRGTAPMRRLHWVVTRPAGRLVGRYGLRTRIESRAWDPVPLSPVAAVPLIAPTPLLIVHGDRDPYFPLDHPRMLAGASDAELWLERGMGHAENAAGAELLARLGDWLTRA; translated from the coding sequence ATGAGTTCAGAGGGAGAGGGCGGATTTCATATGGCGGATGTCTCTCTGATCACTTCCGGCTCCCGGCGGGCCATGTTGCGTACGGATGACGATGTCCGGATCGAGGCGGTTTACGAACCGTCCAAGGCAAGTGTCACCGATACGGCCGTGGTCGTCGCGCACGGGTTCACCGGGTCGGCCGACCGGCCCGCCGTCCGGCGCGCCGCCCGCGCCTTCGCGGAGCGCGGCGCCGCCGCCGTCGTGACCTTCTCCTTCCGCGGCCACGGCGGCTCCGGGGGCCGCTCGACCGTCGGCGACCGGGAGGTCCTCGACCTGTCCGCCGCCGTCCGCTGGGCCCGTGAGCTCGGCCACGCGCGCGTGGCGACGGTCGGCTTCTCCATGGGCGGGTCCGTGGTCCTGCGCCACGCGGCCCTCGACCGGGAAGGAGCGGGGTACGCCGACCGGGTGGCCGCCGTCTCCGCGCCGGCCCGCTGGTACTACCGGGGGACTGCCCCGATGCGCCGCCTCCACTGGGTGGTCACCCGCCCGGCGGGCCGCCTCGTCGGGCGGTACGGGCTCCGCACCCGGATCGAGAGCCGCGCCTGGGACCCCGTACCGCTCTCGCCGGTGGCCGCGGTGCCGCTGATCGCGCCGACACCGCTGCTGATCGTGCACGGCGACCGGGACCCGTACTTCCCGCTCGACCACCCGCGGATGCTCGCCGGGGCCTCGGACGCGGAACTGTGGCTGGAGCGGGGCATGGGCCACGCCGAGAACGCGGCCGGGGCCGAGCTGCTCGCCCGGCTCGGGGACTGGCTCACGCGCGCATAG
- a CDS encoding DUF1416 domain-containing protein — protein MCGAQPGGPDASTIKPGETTIQGFVTKDGQPVTGYVRLLDSTGEFTAEVPTSATGQFRFYAAEGTWTVRALVPGGTADRQVVAQQGGLAEVAIAV, from the coding sequence ATGTGTGGAGCGCAGCCCGGCGGCCCCGACGCCTCGACGATCAAGCCCGGTGAGACCACCATCCAGGGCTTCGTGACCAAGGACGGCCAGCCCGTCACCGGTTACGTCCGCCTCCTGGACTCGACCGGCGAGTTCACGGCCGAGGTCCCGACCTCCGCCACCGGCCAGTTCCGTTTCTACGCGGCCGAGGGCACGTGGACCGTCCGCGCCCTGGTCCCCGGCGGCACCGCCGACCGCCAGGTCGTCGCGCAGCAGGGTGGCCTCGCCGAGGTCGCCATCGCGGTGTGA
- a CDS encoding MoaD/ThiS family protein has protein sequence MAAGTIRYWAAAKAAAGVAEEPYTAEHLAEALDAVRAEHPGELVQVLRRCSFLVDGDPVGTRSHETVRLAEGGTVEVLPPFAGG, from the coding sequence ATGGCAGCGGGAACCATCCGCTACTGGGCCGCGGCCAAGGCCGCCGCCGGTGTCGCGGAGGAGCCGTACACCGCCGAGCACCTGGCGGAGGCGCTCGACGCGGTCCGCGCGGAGCACCCGGGCGAGCTGGTCCAGGTCCTCCGGCGGTGCTCGTTCCTGGTCGACGGCGACCCCGTCGGGACCCGGAGCCATGAGACGGTACGGCTTGCCGAGGGCGGCACCGTCGAGGTGCTCCCCCCGTTCGCAGGAGGGTGA
- a CDS encoding LmeA family phospholipid-binding protein: MRALRILLIVAVVLGGVLVGIDRLAVAWAEDEAAGRVKLAAVDSDSIEVDIKGFPFLTQVAGKHLDEVEVKASGVRATAGDKRIRVGELTVALRDVTVTGDWAGAKAGSASGTALVSYADLTAASDRQATVAYGGNGKVKVTGGVKVMGRTLTRTVLSTVTVVNGDTLKVRADEVPGEGIPGIEGLVRARTDFERPIGDIAGMKVEKVEPRPEGLAVTVTGKNIVLAG, encoded by the coding sequence ATGCGAGCACTGCGGATTCTGTTGATCGTGGCCGTCGTGCTGGGCGGGGTCCTGGTGGGGATCGACCGGCTGGCCGTGGCGTGGGCCGAGGACGAGGCGGCGGGCCGGGTGAAGCTCGCCGCCGTGGACAGCGACTCCATAGAGGTCGACATCAAGGGCTTCCCCTTCCTCACCCAGGTCGCGGGCAAGCACCTCGACGAGGTCGAGGTGAAGGCGTCCGGCGTCCGGGCGACGGCGGGCGACAAGCGCATCCGGGTCGGCGAGCTGACCGTGGCGCTGCGGGACGTCACCGTGACCGGCGACTGGGCGGGCGCGAAGGCGGGTTCCGCGAGCGGGACGGCCCTCGTCTCGTACGCGGACCTCACGGCCGCCTCCGACCGGCAGGCCACCGTCGCCTACGGCGGGAACGGCAAGGTGAAGGTCACCGGCGGAGTGAAGGTCATGGGCCGCACCCTGACCCGCACCGTCCTCTCGACGGTGACCGTGGTGAACGGCGACACCCTCAAGGTCCGGGCCGACGAGGTGCCCGGCGAGGGCATCCCCGGCATCGAGGGCCTGGTCCGCGCCCGCACCGACTTCGAGCGCCCGATCGGCGACATCGCCGGCATGAAGGTGGAGAAGGTCGAGCCGCGCCCCGAGGGCCTGGCCGTGACGGTGACCGGCAAGAACATAGTCCTGGCGGGCTGA
- a CDS encoding sulfurtransferase has protein sequence MARSDVLVDADWVEANLDNPQVALVEVDEDTSAYEKNHIRNAIRIDWTKDLQDPVRRDFIDQEGFEKLLSAKGIANDTTVVLYGGNNNWFASYAYWYFKLYGHQDVKLLDGGRKKWELDSRDLVDGSEIPARPATAYKAQALDNSIRAFRDDVVAAIGAQNLVDVRSPDEFSGKLLAPAHLPQEQSQRPGHVPSARNIPWSKNANDDGTFKSDDELKALYEAEQVDLAKDTIAYCRIGERSALTWFVLHELLEVTNVKNYDGSWTEYGSLVGVPIELGANK, from the coding sequence ATGGCTCGCAGCGACGTCCTGGTCGACGCGGACTGGGTCGAGGCCAACCTCGACAACCCGCAGGTCGCCCTCGTCGAGGTCGACGAGGACACCTCGGCCTACGAGAAGAACCACATCCGCAACGCCATCCGGATCGACTGGACCAAGGACCTCCAGGACCCGGTCCGCCGCGACTTCATCGACCAGGAGGGCTTCGAGAAGCTCCTCTCGGCCAAGGGCATCGCGAACGACACCACGGTCGTCCTCTACGGCGGCAACAACAACTGGTTCGCCTCGTACGCCTACTGGTACTTCAAGCTCTACGGCCACCAGGACGTGAAGCTCCTCGACGGCGGCCGCAAGAAGTGGGAGCTCGACTCCCGCGACCTGGTCGACGGCTCCGAGATCCCGGCCCGCCCGGCCACCGCGTACAAGGCCCAGGCCCTGGACAACTCGATCCGCGCCTTCCGCGACGACGTCGTGGCCGCGATCGGCGCCCAGAACCTGGTCGACGTCCGCTCGCCCGACGAGTTCTCCGGCAAGCTGCTCGCCCCGGCGCACCTCCCGCAGGAGCAGTCGCAGCGCCCCGGCCACGTGCCGAGCGCCCGCAACATCCCGTGGTCGAAGAACGCCAACGACGACGGCACCTTCAAGTCGGACGACGAGCTCAAGGCCCTCTACGAGGCCGAGCAGGTCGACCTGGCGAAGGACACCATCGCCTACTGCCGCATCGGCGAGCGCTCCGCGCTCACCTGGTTCGTCCTGCACGAGCTGCTCGAGGTCACGAACGTCAAGAACTACGACGGCTCGTGGACCGAGTACGGCTCCCTCGTCGGCGTGCCGATCGAGCTCGGCGCCAACAAGTAA
- a CDS encoding DsrE family protein, whose product MAKKLVIKVTAGADAPERCSQAFTVAAVAVASGVEVSLWLTGESSWFGLPGRAAEFELPHAAPLPDLIDSILASGGLITVCTQCAARREIEEKDLLEGVRIAGAQVFVQEAMADETQALVY is encoded by the coding sequence ATGGCGAAGAAGCTCGTGATCAAGGTGACCGCGGGGGCCGACGCCCCCGAACGCTGCTCCCAGGCCTTCACGGTGGCCGCCGTCGCCGTCGCCAGCGGCGTCGAGGTGTCGCTCTGGCTGACCGGCGAGTCCTCGTGGTTCGGGCTCCCGGGCCGGGCGGCGGAGTTCGAGCTTCCGCACGCCGCGCCGCTGCCGGACCTGATCGACTCGATCCTGGCGTCCGGGGGCCTCATCACGGTGTGCACCCAGTGCGCGGCCCGCCGTGAGATCGAGGAGAAGGACCTGCTGGAGGGCGTCCGCATCGCCGGCGCGCAGGTCTTCGTCCAGGAGGCCATGGCCGACGAGACCCAGGCCCTCGTCTACTGA